Proteins from one Catenulispora sp. GP43 genomic window:
- a CDS encoding MFS transporter yields MSDSDTTQTAAPLAGRREWLGLAALALPTLLVAFDIGGLFLALPHLSADLHATGTEQLWITDIYGFMLAGFLITMGTLGDRIGRRKLLMIGAGGFFAASLLAAFSTSPMMLIIARALLGVAGATLSPSTLALISNMFRNPKQMGTAISLWAFCSFGGAALGPVIGGVLLQHFWWGSVFLLGTPVMLLLLIVGPILLPEYRDADAKRLDLISVVLSLAAILPVIYGIKQLAAGENSSPAWSALAIVVGLGFAALFTRRQLRLPNPLLDLRLFRNLKFSSSLLAMLLASGTLAGLGLMTSQFIQSVLGMEPAKAGLWQAPTGLGIAIGVLVTPVLVRKIEQSTAILGGLVLCFVGLVLLSTVRSTSSAGLVSLSVALVALGIGPLFVLGTSLVVGSAPPEKAGSAASMSETSNVFGSTLGLALLGSVGAAVYQSSMSGSAVAGARQTLADAVAAAANLPAGQAQPLLSKARDAFTDGLDIVAYSGIAIIAIVFAFAWVTLRQKAPAPSAPTEPDPVAERPMVTES; encoded by the coding sequence CCTGAGCGCCGATCTGCACGCCACCGGGACCGAGCAGCTGTGGATCACCGACATCTACGGCTTCATGCTCGCCGGGTTCCTGATCACCATGGGCACGCTGGGCGACAGGATCGGCCGGCGCAAGCTGCTCATGATCGGTGCGGGCGGGTTCTTCGCCGCCTCGCTCCTGGCGGCGTTCTCGACCAGCCCGATGATGCTCATCATCGCCCGGGCACTGCTCGGCGTCGCCGGCGCCACGTTGTCGCCGTCGACGCTGGCCCTGATCAGCAACATGTTCCGGAACCCCAAGCAGATGGGGACCGCGATCTCGCTGTGGGCCTTCTGCAGTTTCGGCGGGGCCGCGCTGGGGCCGGTCATCGGCGGGGTGCTGCTGCAGCACTTCTGGTGGGGTTCGGTCTTCCTGCTCGGGACGCCGGTCATGCTGTTGCTGCTGATCGTCGGGCCGATCCTGCTGCCGGAATACCGTGACGCCGACGCCAAGCGGCTGGACCTGATCAGCGTGGTGCTGTCGCTGGCCGCGATCCTGCCGGTGATCTACGGCATCAAGCAGCTGGCCGCCGGGGAGAACAGCTCGCCGGCGTGGTCGGCGCTGGCCATCGTCGTCGGCCTCGGGTTCGCCGCCCTGTTCACCCGGCGGCAGTTGCGGCTGCCCAATCCGCTGCTCGACCTGCGACTGTTCCGCAACCTCAAGTTCAGCAGCTCGCTGCTGGCCATGCTGCTGGCCTCCGGGACGCTGGCCGGGCTGGGCCTGATGACCAGCCAGTTCATCCAGAGCGTGCTCGGGATGGAGCCGGCCAAGGCCGGGCTGTGGCAGGCCCCGACGGGCCTGGGCATCGCCATCGGCGTGCTGGTCACCCCGGTGCTCGTGCGGAAGATCGAGCAGAGCACCGCGATCCTCGGCGGCCTCGTGCTCTGCTTCGTGGGTCTGGTCCTGCTCAGCACGGTGCGCAGCACCAGCAGCGCAGGTCTGGTGTCGTTGAGCGTGGCGCTGGTGGCGCTGGGCATCGGGCCGCTGTTCGTGCTCGGCACCAGCCTGGTCGTCGGGTCCGCCCCGCCGGAGAAGGCCGGCTCGGCGGCGTCGATGTCGGAGACCAGCAACGTCTTCGGCTCGACGCTCGGACTGGCCCTGCTGGGCAGCGTCGGCGCCGCGGTCTACCAGTCGAGCATGTCCGGCTCGGCGGTCGCCGGGGCCCGGCAGACGCTGGCCGACGCGGTCGCCGCCGCCGCCAACCTCCCGGCCGGCCAGGCCCAGCCGCTGTTGAGCAAGGCCCGCGACGCCTTCACCGACGGGCTCGACATCGTGGCCTACAGCGGCATCGCGATCATCGCGATCGTCTTCGCCTTCGCGTGGGTGACCCTGCGCCAGAAGGCCCCGGCGCCGTCGGCGCCCACCGAGCCGGATCCGGTCGCCGAGCGCCCCATGGTGACCGAGTCCTGA
- a CDS encoding acyltransferase family protein, whose product MTEAMAQRPARLPSLTALRFVAAFLVFTYHVTYLGVFRDTRLEKHYDFVTNSAGTMGVGFFFVLSGFVLTWVARPTDTKGQFWRRRFFKIFPNHAVIWLVILVMLVVSGTKTMVEPAIANLFLVNSWAPSMNNLLYAVNGVTWSLSAEIVFYMLFPFLVLAIARIREDRLWYWVIGVSALSLSVPLLAKAFVPDSPMFPGYTQFSWPQMWFVYQFPLVRCLEFVVGILFARIVISGRFIRLGLGPAALMVAVLYVPSLWLPQLWVFAATYSFPLGLLVSAAATSDIAGRRTLLTHRVPVFLGEISYAFFLIHLNVLHTVQAAFKGEWMGYGDYDQTSWSTPVAVLFLLACLAISIFLAWLLYRFVEMPVMRRWARPRSRRPVPAVETEASAAATTG is encoded by the coding sequence ATGACAGAGGCAATGGCACAACGTCCGGCCAGGCTTCCTTCCCTCACCGCCTTGCGATTCGTCGCCGCTTTTCTGGTCTTCACCTACCATGTGACCTACTTGGGTGTTTTCCGTGATACCCGGCTGGAGAAGCACTACGACTTCGTCACCAACAGTGCCGGCACGATGGGCGTCGGGTTCTTCTTCGTGCTCAGCGGGTTCGTCCTGACCTGGGTCGCGCGGCCGACCGACACGAAGGGTCAGTTCTGGCGTCGGCGGTTCTTCAAGATCTTCCCGAACCATGCGGTGATCTGGCTGGTCATCCTCGTCATGCTGGTGGTGTCGGGGACCAAGACGATGGTCGAGCCCGCTATCGCCAACCTGTTCCTCGTGAACTCCTGGGCGCCGAGCATGAACAACCTGCTTTACGCCGTCAACGGGGTCACCTGGTCGCTGTCCGCGGAGATCGTGTTCTACATGTTGTTCCCGTTCCTGGTCCTCGCCATCGCGAGGATCCGGGAGGATCGGCTCTGGTACTGGGTCATCGGGGTGTCGGCGCTGTCGTTGTCGGTTCCGTTGCTGGCGAAGGCTTTCGTGCCGGACTCGCCGATGTTCCCGGGGTACACCCAGTTCTCCTGGCCGCAGATGTGGTTCGTCTACCAGTTCCCGCTGGTGCGCTGCCTGGAGTTCGTCGTCGGCATCCTGTTCGCGCGCATCGTCATCAGCGGGCGGTTCATCCGGCTGGGCCTCGGGCCGGCGGCGCTTATGGTCGCGGTGCTGTATGTGCCGTCGTTGTGGCTGCCCCAGCTCTGGGTGTTCGCGGCGACGTACAGCTTCCCGCTCGGGTTGCTGGTCTCGGCGGCCGCCACCAGTGACATCGCCGGTCGCAGGACTCTGTTGACGCATCGGGTGCCCGTCTTCCTGGGCGAGATCTCGTATGCGTTCTTCCTCATCCATCTCAACGTGCTGCACACGGTGCAGGCGGCGTTCAAGGGGGAGTGGATGGGATACGGCGACTACGACCAGACGTCGTGGAGCACGCCGGTGGCGGTGCTGTTCCTGCTGGCCTGTCTGGCCATCAGCATCTTCCTGGCCTGGCTGCTCTACCGGTTCGTCGAGATGCCGGTCATGCGCAGGTGGGCCAGGCCCCGGTCACGCCGGCCGGTGCCCGCGGTGGAGACGGAGGCCAGCGCCGCCGCGACCACGGGCTGA
- a CDS encoding phytanoyl-CoA dioxygenase family protein has translation MAALTHVTPATALDDVVEVLDRDGAVIVEDFADAGTLAALRADLAPGLEAAGYSESGYDGQKTKRLSSLFQRSPGPMTGVVLQPQFLGAARRLLQQPTHMWIGKVRMEVTPSIQVSFTQAIRIDPGQGRQPLHRDDAMHLWRHPGPPCRLQLMLALTDFTAANGATLVIPGSHRWDDERAPAYAETVPAVMPAGSALLWPGGVYHGGGANTTDAPRYSLSVALDLGNLRQEENQYLAVSRETVQTLPEEVQRLLGWERCPPGLGQVETQDPLLLLERTHEELSSRPRGANPLM, from the coding sequence ATGGCCGCACTGACCCACGTCACCCCCGCCACCGCGCTCGACGACGTCGTCGAGGTCCTGGACCGCGACGGAGCGGTGATCGTCGAGGACTTCGCCGACGCCGGGACGCTGGCCGCGCTCCGGGCGGACCTCGCGCCCGGCCTGGAGGCGGCCGGCTACAGCGAGAGCGGCTACGACGGGCAGAAGACCAAGCGGCTGTCCAGCCTGTTCCAGCGCTCGCCGGGGCCCATGACCGGCGTGGTCCTCCAGCCGCAGTTCCTCGGCGCGGCCCGGCGTCTGCTGCAGCAGCCCACGCACATGTGGATCGGCAAGGTCCGGATGGAGGTGACCCCGAGCATCCAGGTCAGCTTCACCCAGGCGATCCGGATCGATCCGGGCCAGGGCCGGCAGCCGCTGCACCGCGACGACGCCATGCACCTGTGGCGGCATCCGGGGCCGCCGTGCCGGCTCCAGCTGATGCTGGCGCTGACCGACTTCACCGCGGCCAACGGCGCGACCCTGGTGATCCCCGGCAGCCACCGCTGGGACGACGAGCGGGCCCCGGCGTACGCCGAGACCGTCCCGGCGGTCATGCCCGCCGGCTCCGCGCTGCTCTGGCCGGGCGGGGTCTACCACGGCGGCGGAGCCAACACCACCGACGCGCCGCGGTACAGCCTGTCGGTCGCGCTGGACCTGGGCAATCTGCGGCAGGAGGAGAATCAGTACCTTGCGGTCTCCCGGGAGACCGTCCAGACCCTGCCCGAGGAAGTGCAGCGCCTGCTCGGCTGGGAGCGCTGCCCTCCGGGTCTCGGCCAGGTCGAGACGCAGGACCCGCTCCTGCTGCTGGAGCGGACGCACGAGGAGCTCTCCAGCAGGCCGCGCGGTGCGAATCCGTTGATGTAG
- a CDS encoding phosphopantetheine-binding protein, whose translation MTTQQQPATADVAQRLAAIWTDVLGPGSDRPGATFFELNGQSIAAVRIAAAVEEQLGVTLDIGDLFEDPDLETLTRDILARSGVRTPER comes from the coding sequence ATGACCACTCAGCAGCAGCCGGCCACCGCGGACGTCGCCCAGCGGCTCGCCGCCATCTGGACCGACGTCCTGGGCCCGGGCTCCGACCGGCCCGGCGCCACGTTCTTCGAGCTCAACGGACAGTCCATCGCCGCGGTGCGGATCGCGGCGGCCGTCGAGGAGCAGTTGGGCGTCACCCTCGACATCGGCGACCTGTTCGAGGACCCGGACCTGGAGACCCTCACCCGGGACATCCTGGCCCGCTCGGGTGTCCGGACCCCCGAGCGGTGA
- a CDS encoding cytochrome P450: MDDDPLRTDPLVIDPAGTDIHGEGARLRARGPVTRVLLPGGVAAWSVTGYHAARQVLADDRFAKNAREHWPAYVEGALGPDFPLIAWARMDNMSTADGEAHSRQRKLVVGAFSPQRIAMLRPRVEKVVAWALDELAEYAAARPGEPVDLKLRYAHLVSSRVIGELLGVPDGDPDGVLDRAGYIQPDPLKARAEFIELQGKIQDLVAAKRLEPGEDLISDLIEALPSGCPVAGASADAESAGESESGTESDTESDAELVGLAQLVINTGAEPARNLITNAVLALLARPDQRALAMDGEVDWDDVVEETLRTDASVAHLPFRFATQDIDIAGVTIAKGDPVIVGYAATGRDPELYGADAGEFDARRADKRHVAFGHGVHRCVGPALTRMEVRIAVEALFARFPEVRLAVEPDDLASQGTFIMNGRAELPVHL, translated from the coding sequence GTGGACGACGATCCGCTCCGCACCGATCCGCTGGTCATCGATCCGGCCGGCACCGACATCCACGGCGAGGGAGCCCGGCTGCGGGCCCGCGGGCCGGTCACCCGGGTGCTGTTGCCCGGCGGCGTCGCGGCCTGGTCGGTGACCGGCTACCACGCCGCCCGGCAGGTCCTGGCAGACGACCGGTTCGCCAAGAACGCCCGGGAGCACTGGCCGGCCTACGTCGAGGGCGCCCTCGGCCCGGACTTCCCGCTGATCGCCTGGGCCCGGATGGACAACATGTCCACCGCCGACGGCGAGGCGCACTCCCGGCAGCGCAAGCTCGTCGTCGGCGCGTTCAGCCCGCAGCGGATCGCCATGCTGCGGCCGCGGGTCGAGAAGGTCGTCGCGTGGGCGCTGGACGAGCTGGCCGAGTACGCGGCCGCGCGGCCCGGCGAGCCGGTCGACCTCAAGCTGCGGTACGCGCATCTGGTGTCCTCGCGGGTGATCGGCGAACTGCTCGGTGTGCCCGACGGCGACCCGGACGGCGTCCTGGACCGCGCCGGGTACATCCAGCCGGATCCGCTGAAGGCCCGCGCGGAGTTCATCGAGTTGCAGGGCAAGATCCAGGACTTGGTCGCGGCGAAGCGCCTGGAGCCGGGGGAGGACTTGATCAGTGACCTGATCGAAGCCTTGCCGAGCGGCTGTCCGGTGGCCGGTGCCAGTGCCGACGCGGAGTCCGCCGGCGAATCCGAATCCGGCACCGAATCCGACACCGAGTCCGACGCGGAGCTGGTCGGCCTGGCGCAGCTGGTGATCAACACCGGCGCCGAGCCGGCCCGGAATCTCATCACGAACGCGGTCCTGGCGCTGCTCGCCCGGCCGGACCAACGCGCCCTCGCGATGGACGGCGAAGTGGACTGGGACGACGTGGTGGAGGAGACGCTGCGCACCGACGCGTCGGTCGCACACCTGCCGTTCCGGTTCGCGACGCAGGACATTGACATCGCCGGCGTGACCATCGCCAAGGGCGACCCGGTGATCGTCGGCTACGCCGCGACCGGCCGCGATCCCGAGCTGTACGGCGCTGACGCGGGCGAGTTCGACGCCCGGCGCGCGGACAAGCGGCACGTGGCGTTCGGCCACGGCGTGCATCGCTGCGTCGGCCCGGCGCTGACCCGGATGGAAGTGCGTATCGCGGTGGAGGCGCTGTTCGCGCGCTTCCCCGAGGTACGGCTCGCCGTCGAGCCGGACGACCTGGCGAGTCAGGGCACGTTCATCATGAACGGCCGTGCCGAGCTTCCGGTCCATCTCTGA
- a CDS encoding acyl-CoA dehydrogenase family protein, whose product MTTTENAVRGAATPPESDVTPAMLIERAKAMVPDLVARQHETEQRTYYAEDTHQAFRDAGFYRITVPKRYGGYEFGFDTFLQIVMILTRACASTGWMYCLGAAHSLFAGSMFGEKAQAEIFSGGDFIAPLVNAPYGTARRAEDGGWILDGVWRYCSGAPYATHLIGNTVIVGDDADAPRRLLFIAPRDQWEMLDDWGGQLGLKGSGSHSIRISGGHIPEHFGIEVNFEEISVTEGTPGRVLHEHPQYGGAPASSMALEGAHIALGMCQGALDAYTELMFTRTTILPPFAPRAQDPDYQLWYGKASGMIDAAETLVLAASRRWHELSGQPVGAFTAEEDLRVAITCREATELAWRAVDEILQPTAGSPAVREGTRLERVWRDLSTGRTHASSAVLLTTVANRGYAQLKLHRR is encoded by the coding sequence ATGACCACCACTGAGAACGCGGTGCGGGGCGCGGCCACGCCTCCCGAGTCGGACGTCACCCCGGCCATGCTGATCGAGCGGGCCAAGGCCATGGTTCCCGACCTGGTGGCGCGCCAGCACGAGACCGAGCAGCGGACCTACTACGCCGAGGACACCCACCAGGCGTTCCGGGATGCCGGCTTCTACCGCATCACGGTGCCCAAGCGGTACGGCGGCTACGAGTTCGGCTTCGACACCTTCCTGCAGATCGTCATGATCCTGACTCGCGCCTGTGCGTCCACCGGCTGGATGTACTGCCTCGGCGCGGCGCACTCGCTGTTCGCCGGCAGCATGTTCGGCGAGAAGGCGCAGGCCGAGATCTTCAGCGGCGGCGACTTCATCGCGCCTCTGGTCAACGCCCCCTACGGGACGGCCAGGCGCGCCGAGGACGGCGGCTGGATCCTGGACGGCGTCTGGCGGTACTGCTCCGGCGCGCCGTACGCGACCCACCTGATCGGCAACACCGTCATCGTCGGCGACGACGCGGACGCGCCGCGCCGGCTGCTGTTCATCGCGCCCCGCGACCAGTGGGAGATGCTCGACGACTGGGGCGGGCAGCTGGGCCTGAAGGGCAGCGGGTCGCACAGCATCCGGATCTCCGGCGGGCACATCCCCGAGCACTTCGGCATCGAGGTGAACTTCGAGGAGATCTCGGTGACCGAGGGCACGCCGGGGCGCGTGCTGCATGAGCACCCGCAGTACGGCGGCGCGCCGGCCAGCTCGATGGCCCTGGAGGGCGCGCACATCGCGCTCGGCATGTGCCAGGGCGCGCTCGACGCCTACACGGAGTTGATGTTCACCCGCACCACGATCCTGCCGCCGTTCGCGCCGCGAGCGCAGGACCCTGACTACCAGCTCTGGTACGGCAAGGCCAGCGGCATGATCGACGCCGCCGAGACGCTGGTGCTCGCGGCGTCGCGGCGCTGGCACGAGCTGTCCGGGCAGCCGGTCGGGGCGTTCACCGCTGAGGAGGACCTTCGGGTCGCGATCACCTGCCGAGAGGCCACCGAACTGGCCTGGCGGGCCGTCGACGAGATCCTCCAGCCGACCGCGGGCAGCCCGGCCGTCCGGGAGGGAACGCGCCTGGAACGCGTCTGGCGCGACCTGTCCACCGGCCGTACGCACGCCAGCTCCGCCGTGCTGCTCACCACCGTGGCCAACCGCGGATACGCCCAGCTGAAGTTGCACAGGAGGTAG
- a CDS encoding condensation domain-containing protein — MTTTPETQQVTAPLSLQQQFLCIFAQGFEAGPFGPHYTEVFGWRIQGRVDVAALREALADVVERHEALRTVVRLEDGGGQSVLPAVQPELLLVDLDESPGADRDRRAEQLMIEAETRPFPADRIPLLRAVLGRFDEQDSVLVLCAHHSAADVWSIQVVLRDLAQCYAARVAGQEPRLPEATQYRDYVAAQQEDAAGPAVAASRAYWRETLRGARILVAPVHRSGQTPATSYHRFTTEARLSVEVSRLARATRSSPFMVLLAAFTVFVNRRTKETDIVVPTFGPGREPRFQSTVGSFFNFVPLRVDLDGCRSFRDVIARTRTACIGAFSHELPLLHLLAEAPELMSSAGPDAVPTLFQAVQPPYLTQSEKIGDLEYTAIWRRVIPQPLGSETPDGMIWSMHLGADEVVGGLSFSRHLFERAEVEEQVDGFLGVIGEMVADPDSAIRGAAS; from the coding sequence ATGACCACGACTCCGGAAACCCAGCAGGTGACCGCGCCGCTGTCGTTGCAGCAGCAGTTCCTGTGCATCTTCGCCCAAGGCTTCGAAGCCGGGCCGTTCGGGCCGCATTACACGGAGGTCTTCGGCTGGCGGATCCAGGGCCGCGTCGACGTTGCCGCCCTGCGCGAGGCGCTGGCGGACGTGGTCGAGCGGCACGAGGCGCTGCGCACCGTGGTGCGGTTGGAGGACGGCGGCGGCCAGAGCGTGCTGCCGGCCGTGCAGCCCGAACTGCTGCTGGTCGACCTGGACGAGTCCCCGGGCGCGGACCGGGACCGGCGCGCCGAGCAGCTCATGATCGAGGCAGAGACCCGGCCGTTCCCGGCCGACCGGATCCCGTTGCTGCGCGCGGTTCTCGGCCGCTTCGACGAGCAGGACTCCGTCCTGGTCCTGTGCGCCCACCACAGCGCCGCGGACGTGTGGTCGATCCAGGTGGTCCTGCGGGATCTGGCGCAGTGCTACGCCGCTCGCGTGGCCGGGCAAGAGCCGCGGCTGCCCGAGGCGACGCAGTACCGCGATTATGTCGCCGCGCAGCAGGAGGACGCGGCCGGGCCGGCGGTGGCCGCTTCGCGGGCGTACTGGCGCGAAACGCTGCGCGGCGCCAGGATCCTGGTCGCGCCGGTGCACCGCTCGGGTCAGACCCCTGCGACGAGCTACCACCGCTTCACCACCGAGGCGCGGCTGAGCGTCGAGGTGTCCCGGCTGGCCAGGGCGACGCGCAGTTCGCCGTTCATGGTCCTGCTCGCCGCGTTCACCGTCTTCGTGAACCGCCGGACCAAGGAGACCGACATCGTGGTGCCCACCTTCGGGCCGGGCCGCGAGCCGCGCTTCCAGTCCACGGTCGGGTCGTTCTTCAACTTCGTCCCGCTGCGCGTGGACCTGGACGGCTGCCGGAGCTTCCGCGACGTCATCGCCCGCACCCGGACGGCCTGCATCGGCGCCTTCTCGCACGAGCTGCCGCTGCTGCACCTGCTCGCCGAGGCGCCCGAGCTGATGTCCTCGGCCGGCCCCGACGCCGTGCCGACTCTGTTCCAGGCCGTCCAACCGCCCTATCTCACGCAGAGCGAGAAGATCGGCGACCTCGAATACACGGCGATCTGGCGGCGCGTCATCCCGCAGCCGCTCGGCTCGGAGACCCCGGACGGCATGATCTGGTCGATGCACCTGGGCGCGGACGAAGTGGTCGGCGGGCTCAGCTTCAGCCGCCACCTGTTCGAGCGGGCCGAGGTCGAGGAGCAGGTGGACGGCTTCCTCGGGGTGATCGGCGAGATGGTGGCCGACCCGGACTCGGCGATTCGGGGCGCGGCGTCATGA
- a CDS encoding cyclopropane-fatty-acyl-phospholipid synthase family protein, translating to MSSRSALRPGPGISWIARGPPPPRAAATGATMKMPALGALATMKAMESEITRIAEMFDDSSDMSDAFNDGQVHLAYWYDDEDQSPLIEATQRLTRKVAESLRLRKGERVLDVGCGLGTPAIQLATEYGVQVTGVNISTRQVAEAHARAEAAGLGDQVTFVTADFSALDFPDGSFDAVVAMEALVYVRDLGPTLRGLHRVLRPGGRLTLTEPTREGLGVVAASEHAEAFGAQWLLSVAEWLDPLRENGFELLEYLQCGPRVFGMGPKYLQAVETRREDLAARFGPDAVDELRQTLEHFFAPGADRIGYAVVTVQKPWN from the coding sequence ATGAGCTCACGATCGGCGCTGCGGCCCGGGCCGGGCATCTCCTGGATTGCGCGCGGGCCACCGCCGCCGCGCGCCGCGGCCACCGGCGCAACCATGAAGATGCCCGCCCTCGGCGCCCTGGCGACCATGAAAGCCATGGAGAGCGAGATCACCCGGATCGCCGAGATGTTCGACGATTCCTCCGACATGTCGGACGCGTTCAACGACGGCCAGGTGCACCTGGCCTACTGGTACGACGACGAGGACCAGTCCCCGCTGATCGAGGCGACGCAGCGGCTGACCCGCAAAGTCGCCGAGTCGCTGCGGCTGCGCAAGGGCGAACGGGTCCTGGACGTCGGCTGCGGCCTCGGCACGCCGGCGATCCAGCTCGCCACCGAGTACGGGGTGCAGGTCACCGGCGTCAACATCAGCACTCGCCAGGTGGCCGAGGCACACGCCAGGGCCGAGGCGGCCGGGTTGGGCGACCAGGTCACGTTCGTGACCGCGGACTTCAGCGCGCTGGACTTCCCGGACGGCAGCTTCGACGCGGTCGTGGCGATGGAAGCCCTCGTCTACGTCCGCGACCTCGGGCCGACGCTGCGCGGACTGCACCGGGTGCTGCGCCCCGGCGGCCGGCTGACCCTGACCGAGCCCACCCGGGAAGGCCTCGGCGTGGTGGCCGCCAGCGAGCACGCCGAGGCCTTCGGGGCGCAGTGGCTGCTGTCGGTCGCCGAGTGGCTGGACCCGTTGCGGGAGAACGGATTCGAGCTGCTGGAGTACCTGCAGTGCGGGCCGCGGGTGTTCGGGATGGGCCCGAAGTACCTGCAGGCCGTGGAAACCCGGCGCGAGGACCTGGCCGCCCGGTTCGGGCCGGACGCCGTCGACGAACTCCGGCAGACGCTGGAGCACTTCTTCGCGCCGGGGGCGGACCGGATCGGCTATGCGGTCGTCACCGTCCAAAAGCCCTGGAACTGA
- a CDS encoding FAD-dependent oxidoreductase: protein MPKEAPRPAADGDPTRAVVLGGSIAGLFAARVLAEAYDEVLVVDRDAVTGIDGPRRGRPQGKHINAMHVRGRVVMEELYPGITDQLIADGTPFGDFSGSVRWYFRGRPVKRADIGYIAVPASAPLMERRIRERTAQLPNIGFIERCDILGLTASADHAWVTGVKVQRNDGKAGETIAADLVVDATGRGSRTPVWLEEMGYPRVEEERTNIGLGYVTQNYKMKADPYHGDLAIIAVASPDVPRGCIFTKTEGDKTLLTVYGILGDHPPTDQQGLYEFVKGLPVPDIHEALKHAEPLDEPVAFRFPTTQRRRYERMSRFPAGLLVIGDAVSCFNPVYAQGMTVAALSALTLRHHLHSGTTPDSRQYFRDLARDVIDPPWEMTRTVDLGFDGVEGKRDLKVRMGQRYLAMVQVAATRDSSVTRGYMRAAGMLDRPEQLMRPGMVARVLLNALRGPAGPAAVPPAVAEAGADAGAEPVPGRV, encoded by the coding sequence ATGCCCAAGGAAGCACCCCGGCCGGCGGCCGACGGCGACCCGACCCGCGCCGTCGTGCTGGGCGGCAGCATCGCCGGGCTGTTCGCGGCCCGTGTGCTCGCCGAGGCCTACGACGAGGTCCTGGTCGTCGACCGGGACGCGGTCACCGGAATCGACGGCCCGCGCCGCGGACGCCCCCAGGGCAAGCACATCAACGCCATGCACGTGCGCGGCCGGGTCGTGATGGAAGAGCTCTACCCCGGCATCACCGACCAGCTCATCGCCGACGGCACCCCCTTCGGCGACTTCTCCGGCTCGGTCCGCTGGTACTTCCGCGGCCGCCCGGTCAAGCGCGCCGACATCGGCTACATCGCCGTCCCGGCCTCGGCCCCGCTGATGGAGCGCCGGATCCGCGAGCGCACAGCGCAGCTGCCGAACATCGGCTTCATCGAACGCTGCGACATCCTGGGCCTGACCGCCAGCGCCGACCACGCCTGGGTGACCGGCGTGAAGGTCCAGCGCAACGACGGCAAGGCCGGCGAGACGATCGCCGCCGACCTGGTGGTCGACGCGACCGGCCGCGGCTCACGCACCCCGGTGTGGCTGGAGGAGATGGGCTACCCGCGGGTCGAGGAGGAACGGACCAACATCGGCCTGGGCTACGTCACCCAGAACTACAAGATGAAGGCCGACCCCTACCACGGCGACCTCGCGATCATCGCCGTCGCCTCCCCCGACGTCCCACGCGGCTGCATCTTCACCAAGACCGAGGGCGACAAGACCCTGCTGACGGTCTACGGCATCCTCGGCGACCACCCGCCGACGGACCAGCAGGGGCTGTACGAGTTCGTCAAGGGCCTGCCGGTCCCGGACATCCACGAGGCGCTGAAGCACGCCGAACCGCTGGACGAACCGGTCGCCTTCCGATTCCCCACCACCCAGCGCCGCCGCTACGAGCGCATGAGCCGGTTCCCAGCGGGCCTGCTGGTCATCGGCGACGCAGTGTCCTGCTTCAACCCGGTCTACGCGCAGGGCATGACGGTCGCGGCCCTGTCCGCCCTCACCCTGCGCCACCACCTGCACTCCGGCACCACACCGGACTCCCGGCAGTACTTCCGCGACCTGGCCCGCGACGTCATCGACCCGCCGTGGGAGATGACCCGCACCGTCGACCTGGGCTTCGACGGCGTCGAGGGCAAGCGCGACCTGAAGGTCCGGATGGGCCAGCGCTACCTGGCGATGGTCCAGGTCGCGGCCACCCGCGACAGCTCGGTGACCCGCGGCTACATGCGCGCCGCCGGCATGCTCGACCGCCCGGAGCAGCTGATGCGCCCCGGCATGGTCGCCAGGGTGCTGCTGAACGCGCTGCGCGGGCCGGCCGGGCCGGCCGCGGTGCCGCCGGCGGTGGCGGAGGCCGGGGCGGATGCCGGGGCGGAGCCGGTGCCGGGGCGGGTGTGA